The Branchiostoma floridae strain S238N-H82 chromosome 17, Bfl_VNyyK, whole genome shotgun sequence genome has a window encoding:
- the LOC118405031 gene encoding uncharacterized protein LOC118405031, with product MRVGENDRVKEASRWLDIPDTWILFESSSSYCSGWYCYYTEYYARRVFDNDPFTYWEPRHQPPGYQHWFILDLQTSFTIQRLAVTNTGDPVRDVVNVILKSSSVWPFAWEEVFSTDAVVPGTTNPQHFELNCVGRYLYLLVDTQTGTRPVLAEVSFYGIENTGDPEGLSCHTLNTGCVISDTAVQSAPPGGQSCYVIADIHEGLRTPDNPLSVHRTGNVTLHGDLQFECAEDYEVRVAWTARGYDEENPDQTMDEFLLNTIPKWQIGGWRCGGGHISDYNIPAKCDPDGIHPCCSDGGWCGNSPLHCDCAACIDYRGQDLLAVEGIVIHSGVNLAERGKAYSSVYDAPPDRVIDGDTSTAWASGSCMHTPSTGSVDPWVQIDLCGSFTINSVVIYNRGDELPERANPFNLHMGDSADITQNPVVQANMNFDPSSLDVITIPVSGVTARYVGIVLPGPSRVLHICEFQVYVDDSYIPFDNCLYTLGCEVAGATPGELVYAAPFHARPPGLIANVSVEITAGENPPITLHTLFQIAPDSTLTGLDLLCAENCNPTDTLAFLPLELYTESDLYGTTEFSLLEFPADFAGQDWTSGIESSTSDRLRVLGGTFWVQGRYTIRITDVHVTASGDWSRTADYSFEVLPPPELLEPVSNLTRACTLLPAGGVSLIDRFCLSCPAFTDILGPVEVSISFELIPIGVEVATTTFPGDGPPTDNRILISLSSLWVGYTPLVDIAAGIILLNVRVASVDGRFLEFDLAPLEIGIPTMAQLQSYLDNYFAYPDGDFFRALALGDTQAAFNVAIFASAIVGRLANEGEDTLEVFDKLMEALSHVEINDEVSINGVSLTILLASGVPEMVSGESQVVAAGLLKAAFEKTKELAGNLEKTPVGVINKLSAFMFSGSVNMMLASSTLAEKEHLEEKTYSTNLLLSQNATTTCFEGFDILDDIYLTKLMPEFEDPEIYADITMSKMHLRIKRENRTRYSERVYLVGGDSDSLVRTTSFSDLLGNSCWGSPEVGIQFLEANFNPFEYSNNSHQIRSDVTGLGVKCGTRTHDVSGLSEPIDILTRRKNESLDGSIYVFETTEPLGSLAIFQFFAGKEQSALGFNIDVNSTLFPQDISLFLRKDGLPTQDVFNWTATLPLPEDQLFSIPWIDQAPWSNETNLTSSAYQWLLPREEVDITDYDVGNMTAYFIGVQFGTDQDLGDGEVVSFTLTVHESSCVYFDEDIHLWQTDGCEVGLLTNMTHIHCRCDHLTKFAGFVPPNPLNIAEALSANVLENPAGLVLVLTVFASYLFGILLTRKADRRDLQKAGVGLLPGHILNPRKECQYVITVYTGFRGNAGTTAQVTVALNGFKNESVPFKLRDQQRVLFEKGSVDSFLVSTEEPIGELTHLRVWHNNGGYSPGWLANTIIVFFS from the exons atgagagtgggagagaaCGATAGAGTCAAGGAAG CATCACGTTGGTTGGATATACCTGACACCTGGATCTTGTTCGAAAGCAGTAGTTCGTACTGCAGTGGCTGGTACTGTTACTACACCGAGTACTACGCCCGGAGAGTGTTCGATAACGATCCCTTCACCTACTGGGAGCCCCGGCACCAACCACCCGGGTACCAACACTGGTTCATCCTCGACCTACAGACGAGCTTCACCATTCAGCGGCTCGCCGTCACCAATACGGGGGATCCCGTCCGTGACGTCGTCAACGTCATTTTGAAAAG TTCTTCGGTATGGCCCTTTGCTTGGGAGGAGGTCTTTAGTACGGACGCGGTGGTACCCGGTACCACCAACCCACAACATTTCGAACTCAACTGTGTTGGGCGGTACCTGTATCTCTTAGTGGACACCCAAACAGGAACAAGGCCAGTTCTTGCAGAAGTGTCATTCTACGGAATAG AGAATACAGGTGACCCTGAGGGTTTGTCCTGCCACACCCTGAACACGGGCTGCGTCATCAGTGACACCGCTGTACAATCAGCGCCTCCTGGCGGACAAAGCTGTTATGTCATCGCTGACATTCACGAAGGACTTCGAAC TCCAGACAACCCCCTCTCCGTACATCGCACCGGTAACGTGACGCTCCACGGCGATCTGCAGTTTGAGTGTGCGGAGGACTATGAG GTGCGGGTTGCCTGGACAGCGAGAGGCTATGATGAGGAAAATCCAGACCAAACAATGGACGAGTTTCTGCTCAACA CTATACCCAAGTGGCAAATAGGTGGTTGGCGTTGTGGAGGAGGCCACATCTCAGACTACAACATTCCCGCCAAGTGTGACCCGGACGGGATCCACCCCTGCTGTTCCGATGGAGGGTGGTGCGGCAACAGTCCACTCCACTGTGACTGTGCAGCCTGCATAGACTACAGAGGCCAAG ACCTACTTGCTGTAGAAGGCATCGTCATACACAGTGGAGTCAACCTCGCCGAAAGAGGAAAGGCGTACTCGAGTGTGTACGATGCGCCTCCCGACAGAGTGATCGACGGCGACACTTCCACGGCCTGGGCCTCTGGTTCCTGCATGCACACCCCCTCTACAGGCTCAGTCGACCCGTGGGTTCAGATTGATCTGTGCGGTTCCTTTACCATCAACAG TGTTGTCATATACAACCGAGGCGACGAGCTTCCCGAAAGGGCGAACCCTTTCAACCTTCACATGGGGGACTCAGCGGACATCACCCAAAACCCTGTCGTTCAGGCCAACATGAACTTTGACCCATCCAGCTTGGATGTGATAACCATTCCCGTTAGCGGGGTTACTGCACGGTATGTTGGGATCGTCCTGCCAGGGCCCAGTCGTGTTCTTCACATCTGCGAGTTCCAGGTCTATGTGGACGATTCGTATATTCCATTTGACA ACTGTCTGTACACGCTGGGTTGTGAGGTCGCGGGTGCTACCCCCGGAGAGCTGGTGTACGCCGCCCCTTTCCACGCCCGTCCGCCCGGCCTGATCGCCAACGTCTCCGTAGAAATCACGGCGGGAGAAAACCCTCCAATAACTCTTCACACCCTCTTCCAAATCGCACCGGACAGTACTTTGACAGGCCTAGATCTGCT ctgtGCTGAAAACTGCAATCCAACGGATACGTTAGCATTTCTGCCCCTGGAGCTGTACACAGAGTCTGACCTGTACGGAACCACGGAATTTTCTTTGCTGGAATTTCCCGCGGATTTTGCTGGTCAGGACTGGACTTCTGGGATAGAGAGTTCAACAAGTGACCGTCTTCGTGTTCTCGGTGGTACATTCTGG GTACAAGGGCGCTACACTATACGGATAACCGACGTTCATGTCACCGCATCAGGGGACTGGTCCAGGACCGCTGATTATAGTTTCGAGGTTCTTCCTCCTCCAGAACTTCTGGAGCCAGTCAGCAACCTGACACGTGCCTGTACCCTGCTGCCGGCGGGAGGGGTCTCTCTGATTGACAGGTTTTGTCTCTCGTGTCCCG CTTTTACCGACATCCTGGGCCCTGTGGAGGTAAGCATCAGTTTTGAGCTCATACCGATTGGAGTAGAAGttgcaacaacaacatttcCTGGTGACGGACCGCCTACTGACAACAGGATACTCATCAGCCTGTCCTCCCTCTGG GTCGGATACACGCCTTTGGTAGACATCGCTGCCGGCATCATACTACTGAACGTTCGCGTTGCTTCTGTGGACGGGCGCTTTTTGGAGTTTGACCTTGCACCACTTGAA ATAGGGATACCAACAATGGCTCAACTGCAAAGCTACCTGGACAACTACTTTGCATATCCGGACGGTGACTTTTTCCGAGCGCTTGCTTTAGGAGACACGCAAGCCGCTTTCAATGTGGCTATTTTTGCCTCGGCTATAGTGGGGAGGCTAGCTAACGAAGGGGAAGACACACTAGAG GTTTTTGACAAGTTGATGGAAGCGCTGTCACATGTGGAGATAAATGATGAAGTCAGCATCAACGGCGTGTCCTTGACCATTTTGCTGGCATCGGGAGTTCCTGAAATGGTGTCTGGAGAGTCACAG GTAGTTGCAGCTGGTCTCTTGAAAGCGGCCTTTGAAAAGACGAAGGAACTTGCAGGAAACCTTGAGAAGACGCCTGTTGGAGTTATCAACAAGCTGTCTGCGTTTATGTTCTCTG GATCTGTGAACATGATGCTTGCTTCATCTACCTTGGCTGAAAAGGAACACCTTGAGGAAAAGACGTACTCAACAAATCTCCTCCTC AGTCAAAATGCCACCACAACATGCTTCGAAGGGTTCGACATCCTTGACGACATCTATTTGACCAAGTTGATGCCAGAGTTTGAAGATCCAGAAATATACGCTGACATTACCATGTCCAAG ATGCACCTGAGAATTAAACGGGAGAATCGGACGAGGTACTCGGAAAGAGTGTACCTTGTAGGAGGGGACAGCGACTCTCTGGTCAGAACCACTTCCTTCTCGGACCTCCTAGGGAATTCTTGCTGGGGCAGCCCTGAGGTGGGAATACAG TTCTTGGAGGCAAATTTCAACCCATTCGAGTACTCCAACAACTCCCATCAGATCCGCAGTGACGTCACAGGTCTCGGGGTGAAATGTGGAACCCGAACACATGACGTCAGCGGTTTGAGTGAACCCATCGACATCTTGACCAGGAGGAAGAACGAAAGTCTCGATGGATCCATCTATGTCTTCGAAACAACGGAGCCCCTCGGCAGCCTTGCG ATATTCCAGTTCTTCGCCGGAAAGGAGCAATCAGCCTTGGGCTTCAACATTGACGTCAACTCTACCCTTTTTCCTCAAGACATTTCGCTGTTTCTTCGCAAAGACGGTCTGCCAACTCAAGACGTCTTCAATTGGACAGCCACCCTTCCTCTTCCAGAAGACCAGTTGTTCTCCATTCCTTGGATAGaccaagctccttggtcaaacgAAACCAACCTCACCTCCAGTGCCTACCAGTGGCTGCTGCCTAGAGAGGAGGTGGACATCACAGATTATGACGTTGGCAACATGACAGCATACTTCATTG GTGTGCAGTTCGGTACAGATCAGGACCTTGGTGATGGAGAAGTCGTCAGCTTTACGTTGACTGTACACGAATCCTCCTGTGTGTACTTTGACGAGGATATCCACTTGTGGCAGACGGACGGTTGTGAG GTCGGCCTACTGACTAACATGACACATATCCACTGCCGGTGTGATCACTTGACCAAGTTTGCCGGGTTTGTTCCGCCGAACCCGCTCAACATCGCGGAGGCACTGTCCGCAAACGTCCTGGAGAACCCAGCCGGACTAGTTCTGGTTCTGACCGTGTTCGCTTCGTACCTGTTTGGGATACTGTTAACGAGGAAGGCTGACAGGAGAGACCTACAAAAG GCTGGAGTTGGACTGCTTCCGGGTCACATTCTGAACCCACGGAAGGAATGCCAATACGTCATCACTGTGTACACCGGCTTCCGGGGGAATGCTGGGACAACTGCTCAG GTCACAGTAGCCCTCAATGGGTTTAAGAACGAGAGCGTCCCCTTCAAACTGCGGGACCAACAGCGGGTTCTGTTTGAGAAGGGAAGCGTGGACTCATTCCTGGTGTCTACAGAAGAGCCCATTGGGGAGCTCACCCATTTGCGCGTGTGGCACAACAACGGTGGCTACAGTCCGGGATGGTTGGCTAATACtataattgttttcttctcttaa
- the LOC118405033 gene encoding polycystic kidney disease protein 1-like 2 produces the protein MLTNITFFGRGDDFDPPEPLVFGGTEINIPVSLPQIMIGIQSAAIILPVNILIVFLFRNTGPQVTNKSKAEDQGKTKSSLPWWAVYIGWLLVWSASFVAAFFTVLYTLSFGRAKAEAWLVTFLTSFVTDLFLMQPFKLLIVAVIFAMVSKTPVEDDDPPSEPLQPGEEYLQPANQENDSRHMSSETGSPDSPPDESTLAEQRQKSAEKRKRRAAVLEVLVFGLFISVIMAASYGERSPMAFYMTQNVERQILDGGDVAFSEISDIPTCWTWITTGLMPALHVGTWYNGRAIAGSAAMLLEDMVSYPLGHVQLRQMRLKPGKHCEPPKQMLNVTSRCIVEYSNGMADNENYILQWAPQPNTTVNATDGSICDHINAQIPPGLYDCVGNPWMHTSVSLTDDMPYFGKHGSYIGGGYITSLRTTNDTNFLQQNGWLDENTRALFIELILYNPHVNLFSVVSLAAEFTNLGAVYKSSEIVTVRLIQHDVILLLALRGVLALFLLYFTLREGKSLLSRPLEYLMEFWSWIELLVITIGFSTIVIYFYTQNIIDQVAEQRQNGNSAFHLYKSAVSWFQLSTYFRRLYLLRNLKHFNVSIGDLVTVYVTYIRPVLEYCAPVWHSGLTTALSDRIEKVQRRAVRIILGQSYTSYTDACSDLGLPSLQARRLELITHFAN, from the exons ATGCTCACCAACATCACGTTCTTCGGCCGCGGGGACGACTTCGACCCTCCCGAGCCACTCGTGTTCGGTGGAACGGAGATCAACATCCCTGTTTCGCTACCACAG ATTATGATCGGCATACAGAGCGCAGCCATCATTTTGCCCGTCAATATTCTTATCGTCTTCCTGTTCCGTAATACTGGCCCGCAAGTCACCAATAAGTCAAAGGCCGAGGATCAGGGGAAGACAAAATCATCACTGCCTTGGTGGGCAGTCTATATAG GCTGGCTGCTAGTGTGGTCGGCGAGTTTCGTGGCGGCGTTCTTCACCGTGCTGTACACCCTGAGTTTCGGCCGGGCGAAGGCGGAGGCGTGGCTCGTCACCTTCCTGACGTCATTCGTCACCGACCTGTTCCTGATGCAGCCCTTCAAGCTGCTCATAGTGGCTGTCATTTTCGCTATGGTGTCAAAG ACACCTGTTGAAGACGACGACCCTCCGTCAGAACCTCTACAGCCGGGTGAGGAGTATCTTcagccagccaatcaggaaAATGATTCCAGGCATATG AGTTCTGAGACTGGCAGTCCCGACTCACCACCGGACGAGTCCACTCTGGCTGAACAGCGACAGAAGAGCGCAGAGAAACGCAAAAGGCGCGCCGCTGTACTGGAGGTTCTGGTGTTCGGTCTTTTCATTTCGGTCATCATGGCGGCCTCTTACGGGGAACGGAGTCCCATGGCGTTCTACATGACACAAAATGTGGAAAGGCAAATACTTGACGGTGGTGACGTTGCTTTTTCTGag ATCAGTGACATCCCCACGTGTTGGACCTGGATAACAACCGGGTTGATGCCCGCCCTCCATGTGGGAACCTGGTACAACGGAAGGGCTATAGCTGGTTCAGCCGCTATGTTACTTGAGGACATGGTCTCCTACCCGCTAGGCCATGTACAGCTTCGGCAGATGCGACTTAAACCAG GGAAGCATTGTGAACCGCCCAAACAAATGCtgaacgtgacgtcacgttgtATCGTGGAGTACTCCAATGGCATGGCTGATAATGAGAACTACATCTTACAGTGGGCTCCCCAGCCTAACACAACAGTCAATGCGACCGACGGATCGATCTGCGATCACATCAACGCTCAGATACCTCCTGGATTATATGACTGTGTAGGCAATCCGTGGATGCACACGTCTGTTTCACTCACCGACG ATATGCCGTACTTCGGTAAACATGGATCCTACATCGGCGGTGGCTACATTACTAGCCTTCGAACAACAAACGACACAAACTTCCTACAACAGAACGGCTGGTTGGACGAAAACACCAGGGCTCTTTTCATCGAGCTTATCCTGTACAACCCGCACGTCAACTTGTTTTCTGTCGTGTCATTGGCCGCGGAGTTCACCAATCTCGGAGCAGTTTACAAAAGTTCGGAGATCGTGACCGTCCGGCTCATCCAACATGACGTCATCTTGCTTCTGGCCTTGCGAGGGGTGTTGGCGCTttttctactctacttcacacTTCGCGAAG GAAAGTCTCTACTGTCTCGTCCACTGGAGTACCTTATGGAGTTCTGGAGCTGGATAGAACTGTTGGTCATCACCATCGGTTTCTCCACCATCGTGATCTACTTCTACACACAGAACATCATAGACCAAGTCGCAGAACAACGACAGAATGGCAACTCTGCTTTCCACCTGTACAAGAGCGCTGTCAGCTGGTTCCAACTCTCCACCTACTT CCGACGCCTTTACCTCCTCCGTAATCTGAAACACTTTAACGTGTCCATCGGCGACCTAGTCACAGTGTATGTGACTTACATCCGACCTGTCCTGGAGTATTGTGCCCCCGTCTGGCACTCCGGGCTCACCACTGCACTTAGTGACAGGATCGAGAAGGTCCAACGGAGAGCTGTGCGTATAATACTGGGACAGAGCTACACGTCTTACACTGATGCCTGTTCTGACTTGGGTCTACCTTCGCTACAAGCACGACGTCTTGAACTGATCACACACTTTGCTAACTAG